A window from Methylococcus mesophilus encodes these proteins:
- the cysB gene encoding HTH-type transcriptional regulator CysB translates to MKLQQLRYVWEVSQHDLNVSSTADALFTSQPGISKQIKLLEEELGISIFARNGKHLTEITPAGKHVVELAGQILSKVQDIRSVAQEFRDNRVGSLSIATTHTQARYALPPVVREFMQRYPGIKLNMHQGTPVQIAEEASRGLVDIAIATEAIELFGNLVMLPCYKWNRIALVPKGHPLAEKPSLTLQDLGEHALITYVFGFTGRSHLDQAFNRAGLKPRLALTAVDADVIKTYVRLGLGVGIIAKMAYNPETDADLVALDASHLFESSVTNIGLRRDIFVRGFLYDFIELFAPHLTREVVDRALALREPKELEALFAGLTLPVR, encoded by the coding sequence GTGAAGCTGCAGCAGCTGCGCTACGTCTGGGAGGTCTCCCAGCACGATCTCAACGTTTCCTCCACGGCGGACGCCTTGTTTACGTCCCAGCCCGGTATCAGCAAGCAGATCAAGCTGCTGGAAGAGGAGCTGGGAATCTCCATCTTCGCCCGCAACGGCAAGCATCTGACCGAGATCACTCCGGCAGGAAAACACGTGGTCGAACTTGCAGGGCAGATTCTGAGCAAGGTTCAGGACATCCGCAGCGTCGCCCAGGAATTCCGCGACAACCGCGTTGGCTCGCTGTCCATCGCCACCACCCATACCCAGGCCCGCTATGCCCTGCCGCCAGTGGTGCGCGAATTCATGCAGCGCTATCCCGGCATCAAGCTCAACATGCATCAGGGTACGCCGGTCCAGATAGCCGAGGAGGCCTCGCGCGGCTTGGTCGATATCGCCATCGCGACCGAGGCGATCGAGCTCTTCGGCAATCTGGTAATGTTGCCCTGCTACAAATGGAACCGGATCGCGCTGGTGCCAAAAGGCCATCCCCTGGCTGAAAAGCCCAGCCTTACCCTGCAGGACCTCGGCGAGCACGCTTTGATCACTTATGTCTTCGGCTTCACCGGCCGGTCGCATCTGGACCAGGCGTTCAACCGGGCGGGCCTCAAGCCGCGGCTGGCCTTGACCGCCGTCGACGCCGACGTCATCAAGACTTATGTGCGGCTGGGTTTGGGCGTCGGCATCATCGCCAAGATGGCCTACAACCCGGAAACCGATGCGGATCTGGTGGCGCTCGACGCCTCCCATTTGTTCGAAAGCAGCGTGACCAACATCGGCCTGCGGCGGGACATATTCGTCCGCGGCTTCCTTTACGATTTCATCGAACTGTTCGCGCCGCATCTGACCCGCGAGGTAGTGGATCGGGCGCTGGCCTTGCGCGAACCCAAGGAACTCGAAGCCCTGTTTGCTGGGCTGACGCTGCCTGTCCGGTAG
- the fdxA gene encoding ferredoxin FdxA — protein sequence MTFVVTENCIKCKYTDCVDVCPVDCFHEGPNFLVIDPDECIDCTLCEPECPAHAIYSEDELPEGQEQFIQLNAELSKAWPGISEVKEALPDADEWNGKPDKLQHLER from the coding sequence ATGACCTTTGTTGTGACTGAAAACTGCATCAAATGCAAATACACCGATTGCGTTGATGTCTGCCCAGTGGATTGTTTTCACGAGGGCCCCAATTTTCTCGTCATCGATCCCGACGAATGTATCGATTGCACGCTGTGCGAACCCGAATGTCCCGCTCATGCGATCTATTCCGAGGACGAACTGCCGGAAGGGCAGGAGCAGTTCATCCAGCTGAACGCCGAGCTTTCCAAAGCCTGGCCCGGCATTTCCGAGGTGAAGGAGGCGCTGCCGGACGCCGACGAGTGGAATGGCAAGCCGGACAAGCTGCAGCATCTTGAGCGCTGA
- a CDS encoding inositol monophosphatase family protein, producing MFPEIAALEALLKDIARDELLPRFARSLRSVKPDGSIVTEADLAVQERLVGELRRLTPDIDVLGEEMRRDEQERLLARAGAGLWCLDPLDGTSNFAAGIPFFSISLALIREGRSVLGLVYDPVRGECFSARAGEGAWVNGERLLTRRVGLPLPRCIAVVDFKRLDRALRRRLVDEPPFSSQRNFGSTALEWCWLAAGRYHLYLHGGQKLWDYAAGMLILDEAGGRATRLAREVAAAGDMGVRSAVAALDPELFVQWVSWLGAAPSEG from the coding sequence ATGTTCCCCGAAATCGCAGCCCTGGAGGCATTGCTCAAAGACATCGCGCGCGACGAACTGCTTCCCCGTTTCGCCCGGTCCCTTAGGTCGGTCAAGCCGGACGGCAGCATCGTGACGGAGGCCGATCTGGCCGTTCAGGAGCGGCTGGTCGGAGAGCTCCGCAGGCTGACACCCGACATCGACGTGCTCGGGGAAGAAATGCGGCGGGACGAGCAAGAGAGGCTCCTGGCGCGCGCCGGCGCCGGCCTGTGGTGCCTGGACCCCCTGGATGGAACCAGCAACTTCGCCGCCGGGATCCCTTTCTTTTCCATATCGCTGGCCTTGATCCGGGAAGGGCGTTCGGTGCTGGGCTTGGTATACGATCCGGTGCGCGGCGAATGCTTCTCAGCCAGGGCCGGCGAGGGGGCATGGGTGAACGGCGAGCGCCTGCTGACGCGGCGTGTCGGCTTGCCCCTGCCGCGCTGCATCGCCGTGGTCGACTTCAAGCGCCTCGACCGTGCCTTGAGGCGCCGGCTGGTCGACGAGCCGCCGTTCAGCTCGCAACGCAACTTCGGATCCACGGCCCTCGAGTGGTGTTGGCTGGCGGCGGGCCGCTACCATCTTTATCTGCACGGCGGCCAGAAGCTGTGGGACTATGCCGCTGGAATGCTCATCCTGGATGAGGCAGGCGGCCGGGCGACCCGCCTTGCCCGGGAAGTGGCCGCCGCGGGGGACATGGGCGTGCGGTCGGCCGTGGCCGCCTTGGATCCCGAACTGTTTGTCCAATGGGTGTCGTGGCTCGGCGCAGCGCCATCGGAGGGGTAA
- a CDS encoding SulP family inorganic anion transporter, producing the protein MNTSTIAESTPPSGVAGLRAHWKDDLISGFLVFLIALPLCLGIAMASGFPPMAGIVSAVVGGLLVSRINGSYVTINGPAAGLIVVILAATQTLGQGDAMQGYRCTLAAIVVASVLQIALGLFKAGRLNAYFPASVVHGMLAAIGIIIMAKQFHVMVGVKPEAASDDLLATIAEIPRSLLDPNPEIALIGAVGFLILVAWSLMRNRYLKMIPAPLLVVIAGMALGKYFDLDHEHIYMFHPDNPILPHHEYTIGPKFLVTIPEDFTAGFYFPDFSKVWTAEFWGAVISICLVGSLETLLSAVAVDKLDPYKRYSDLNRDLTAVGAGNLLCGMIGGLPMIAEIVRSSANITNEAKTGWANFFHGAFLLLFVALFPHVIHEIPLASLAALLVYTGFRLASPKEFAKTMDIGWEQLTLFVITIFGVLATDLLIGVAIGILAKLVIHMLRGVHPKHLLKISYRIDERPADTFVIHVDGSAIFSNFIALKSEVADLPVGKTVIFDLSDADFIDHTVMEFIDHFRLDYAQRGGRCEMRGLESHVPYSNHPLAARKRKPQAKGPGKVRLGRQAG; encoded by the coding sequence ATGAACACATCGACGATTGCCGAGAGCACGCCGCCAAGCGGCGTTGCCGGCCTGCGAGCACACTGGAAAGACGACCTGATCTCGGGCTTCCTGGTGTTTCTGATCGCCTTGCCCCTTTGCCTCGGCATCGCCATGGCTTCCGGCTTCCCCCCGATGGCCGGTATCGTTTCGGCCGTAGTCGGAGGGCTCCTGGTATCCCGGATCAACGGCTCCTATGTAACCATCAACGGCCCCGCCGCCGGGCTCATCGTGGTGATTCTTGCCGCGACGCAGACACTGGGCCAGGGCGACGCGATGCAGGGCTATCGCTGTACGCTGGCCGCCATCGTGGTGGCTTCGGTGCTGCAGATAGCGCTGGGACTGTTCAAGGCGGGACGCCTCAACGCCTATTTCCCTGCATCGGTGGTCCACGGCATGCTCGCCGCAATCGGCATCATCATCATGGCCAAGCAGTTCCACGTCATGGTGGGTGTCAAGCCGGAAGCCGCCAGCGACGACCTGCTTGCGACGATTGCCGAGATTCCCCGCAGCCTGCTCGATCCCAACCCGGAAATCGCGCTGATCGGCGCCGTGGGCTTTCTGATCCTCGTCGCCTGGTCGCTGATGCGAAACCGCTATCTCAAGATGATCCCGGCACCGTTGCTGGTCGTGATCGCGGGGATGGCCCTCGGTAAATATTTCGACCTGGATCACGAACATATTTACATGTTCCATCCGGACAATCCGATCCTGCCCCACCACGAATACACCATCGGCCCCAAATTCCTGGTGACCATTCCGGAGGACTTTACCGCGGGATTCTATTTCCCGGATTTTTCCAAGGTATGGACGGCGGAATTCTGGGGTGCCGTTATCAGCATCTGCCTGGTCGGCAGCCTGGAAACGCTGCTCAGCGCGGTAGCGGTGGACAAACTCGACCCCTACAAGCGCTATTCCGATCTTAACCGCGATCTCACCGCCGTCGGAGCCGGCAATCTGCTCTGCGGCATGATCGGGGGTCTGCCGATGATCGCGGAAATCGTCCGCAGTTCGGCCAACATCACCAACGAGGCCAAGACCGGCTGGGCCAACTTTTTCCACGGCGCCTTCCTGCTGCTGTTCGTGGCATTGTTTCCGCACGTCATCCACGAGATTCCGCTGGCTTCACTGGCAGCGCTGTTGGTGTACACCGGCTTTCGCCTGGCCTCCCCTAAGGAATTCGCGAAGACCATGGACATCGGCTGGGAACAGTTGACGCTGTTCGTGATCACCATCTTCGGCGTGCTTGCCACGGACCTCCTGATCGGCGTCGCCATCGGCATTCTCGCCAAGCTGGTCATCCACATGCTGCGCGGCGTTCACCCGAAACATCTGCTCAAGATTTCCTACCGGATCGACGAGCGCCCGGCCGACACCTTCGTGATTCATGTGGACGGCTCGGCGATCTTCTCCAATTTCATCGCGCTGAAAAGCGAAGTCGCGGATTTGCCCGTCGGCAAGACGGTGATCTTCGACCTTTCGGATGCCGATTTCATCGACCACACCGTCATGGAATTCATCGACCACTTCCGGCTCGACTATGCACAGCGGGGCGGACGCTGCGAGATGCGAGGCCTCGAATCCCACGTGCCGTATTCGAACCATCCCCTGGCTGCGAGAAAGCGAAAACCGCAAGCGAAAGGCCCGGGCAAGGTCAGATTGGGCAGGCAGGCAGGCTGA
- a CDS encoding sensor histidine kinase, with translation MSVVKPLVYRAAQLRGWALLGLLVLILTVLVGMIWRNLDRFETIRAHVSYAHRIMQTGLDLQKALTDSLQDNEKAIRPGRFDALARDLNQLRQSDQHFDPDTPRKLQIVETYLADPLLGQLGPRPRRTRLLLALHVMSEMLDAETARREELLEDISANTRSEITLASLTLAAILLVTMLFLTRRILTPLRNLRELLSRIALEDFSPIATRNLDPVLLPVFTSYNEMVSQLAELQETKRRYAESLEADVRSATQALLEQQYSLARAERFAALGELAAGIAHELRNPLAGIQMSCSNLKNEVGNPEHVERLELVIDELKRMGRLLNELLAQGKHTPAPARDFNLASMLHDLAALTRYQVPTHVALSYEVPEGLACHLPDSSLRQALLNLILNAAAAIGPAPGEIGIKVHTEGEQLIIQVCDNGPGFSDEILKHGVRPFGTGRPGGTGLGLAMVQRFIREVNGRMHLANRTEGGACCTLIIPRHIASAGEKPAYGL, from the coding sequence ATGTCCGTCGTGAAACCTCTGGTCTACCGCGCGGCCCAGCTTCGCGGCTGGGCTCTCCTCGGCCTGCTCGTACTGATCCTGACCGTACTGGTGGGCATGATCTGGCGCAACCTCGACCGGTTCGAGACCATCCGCGCCCATGTCAGCTATGCCCACCGCATCATGCAGACCGGCCTGGATCTCCAAAAAGCGCTGACGGATTCGCTGCAGGACAACGAAAAGGCGATCCGGCCCGGGCGCTTCGACGCCCTTGCCCGCGACCTCAACCAGCTCCGCCAGTCCGATCAGCATTTCGATCCCGACACGCCGCGCAAGCTTCAGATCGTCGAAACCTATCTCGCCGATCCCCTCCTCGGCCAGTTGGGCCCCCGCCCCCGGCGAACAAGACTGCTGCTCGCGCTCCATGTGATGAGCGAGATGCTGGATGCGGAAACCGCACGCCGGGAGGAGCTGCTGGAGGACATCAGCGCGAATACCCGCAGCGAGATCACCCTGGCCAGCCTGACGCTGGCCGCCATCCTGCTGGTGACCATGCTGTTCCTCACCCGCCGCATCCTGACACCCTTGCGGAATTTGCGGGAACTGCTGTCTCGAATCGCCCTCGAGGACTTCTCGCCGATCGCCACCCGCAACCTGGACCCGGTGCTGCTGCCGGTTTTCACCAGCTACAACGAGATGGTGAGCCAGCTCGCCGAGCTTCAGGAAACCAAGCGGCGTTATGCGGAATCTCTGGAAGCGGACGTGCGCTCCGCCACCCAGGCCCTGCTCGAACAGCAATACAGCCTCGCAAGGGCCGAGCGCTTCGCCGCGCTGGGCGAACTCGCCGCCGGCATCGCGCACGAGCTGCGCAATCCGCTGGCGGGCATCCAGATGAGCTGCAGCAACCTCAAGAATGAGGTGGGCAACCCGGAACACGTCGAACGGCTGGAACTCGTCATCGACGAACTCAAGCGGATGGGCCGGCTGCTCAACGAGCTGCTCGCCCAGGGCAAGCACACGCCGGCTCCGGCGCGGGATTTCAATCTGGCCTCGATGCTTCACGATCTGGCGGCGTTGACGCGCTACCAGGTTCCCACGCATGTCGCTCTGAGCTACGAAGTGCCCGAGGGGCTCGCCTGTCATCTGCCGGACAGCAGCTTGCGGCAGGCCTTGCTGAATCTGATTCTGAATGCCGCCGCGGCCATCGGCCCGGCACCGGGCGAGATCGGCATCAAGGTGCATACCGAGGGCGAGCAATTGATCATCCAGGTCTGCGACAATGGTCCCGGGTTTTCGGACGAAATCCTGAAACACGGTGTCCGTCCGTTCGGAACCGGCCGCCCCGGCGGAACCGGCCTCGGCCTCGCCATGGTGCAGCGCTTCATCCGCGAGGTGAACGGCCGGATGCATCTGGCCAACCGCACCGAGGGCGGCGCCTGCTGCACGCTCATCATCCCGCGCCACATCGCTTCTGCCGGAGAAAAACCCGCTTATGGCCTATAG
- a CDS encoding sigma-54-dependent transcriptional regulator — translation MAYSLLIIEDEKLLGSELVRHYERAGWDVDWAKTLAEARNLFTKKAVDPLLVLSDRSLPDGNALDLMEEMRGQGNTSEWLLLTGYGSVPDSVRALRLGAYDFLEKPCELERLDLVVASATRSAQAQRRLLEQAQERHRRYSPEAYVGRSEAAQRVRDMLERLTRVPFSALIIGGESGTGKGLVARILHYSGKRAQHPLIELNCAALPHDLLESELFGHEAGAFTGAIGRHRGLIEQADGGTLFLDEIGEMHLDLQAKLLKAIEDRKIRRLGSEKEISVDVQILAASNRNLEDMVRNGSFRGDLFHRLSVFRLQLPPLRQVKQDLEELVPLLIAEFNAKAGKQVKVVPDDAWSLLRTYDWPGNVRELRNVIERCVLFAEGPVFPAQWLQLPGHINVPPAASAAPSGTECIVLPLDGSMALDDMDCYIIRSTLERYGGNVTAAARALGATRETLRYRIRKYGLKETA, via the coding sequence ATGGCCTATAGCTTGCTGATCATCGAAGACGAGAAACTGCTCGGCTCGGAACTGGTCCGGCATTACGAACGGGCAGGCTGGGACGTCGATTGGGCCAAGACCTTGGCCGAGGCGCGCAACCTCTTCACCAAGAAAGCGGTCGACCCCCTGCTGGTGCTGTCCGACCGAAGCCTGCCGGACGGCAATGCGCTGGACCTGATGGAGGAGATGCGCGGCCAGGGCAATACTTCGGAATGGCTGCTGCTGACCGGCTACGGCAGCGTGCCGGATTCGGTCCGCGCCCTGCGCCTGGGCGCTTACGATTTCCTGGAGAAGCCCTGCGAACTCGAGCGCCTCGACTTGGTGGTCGCCAGTGCCACGCGTTCCGCCCAGGCGCAGCGCCGCCTGCTGGAGCAGGCGCAAGAACGGCACCGCCGCTATTCGCCCGAGGCCTACGTCGGCCGCAGCGAAGCCGCGCAGCGGGTACGCGACATGCTGGAGCGCCTCACCCGGGTGCCGTTCAGCGCCCTGATCATCGGCGGCGAAAGCGGCACCGGCAAGGGACTGGTCGCCCGCATCCTGCACTACTCGGGCAAGCGCGCCCAGCACCCGCTGATCGAACTCAACTGCGCCGCCCTCCCCCACGACCTGCTCGAATCCGAGCTGTTCGGCCATGAGGCCGGCGCTTTCACCGGCGCCATCGGCCGCCACCGCGGCCTCATCGAGCAGGCCGACGGCGGCACCCTGTTCCTGGACGAGATCGGGGAAATGCACCTCGATCTGCAGGCCAAGTTGCTCAAGGCGATCGAAGACCGCAAGATCCGCCGGCTGGGCTCGGAAAAGGAAATCAGCGTCGACGTCCAGATCCTGGCGGCCAGCAACCGCAACCTGGAAGACATGGTGCGCAACGGCAGCTTCCGCGGCGACCTTTTTCACCGGCTGAGCGTCTTCCGGCTGCAGCTGCCGCCACTTCGCCAGGTCAAGCAGGATCTGGAGGAGCTGGTGCCGTTGCTGATCGCGGAATTCAACGCCAAGGCGGGAAAGCAGGTGAAGGTCGTTCCCGACGACGCCTGGAGCCTGCTACGGACCTACGACTGGCCCGGCAACGTCCGTGAACTGCGCAACGTCATCGAGCGCTGCGTATTATTCGCCGAAGGCCCGGTCTTCCCCGCGCAGTGGCTGCAGTTGCCGGGACACATCAACGTTCCGCCGGCCGCATCAGCGGCCCCATCCGGAACCGAGTGCATCGTGCTGCCCCTGGACGGCAGCATGGCGCTGGACGACATGGACTGCTACATCATCCGCAGCACCCTCGAACGCTATGGCGGCAACGTCACTGCCGCAGCCCGCGCCTTGGGCGCCACCCGCGAGACGCTGCGCTACCGCATCCGCAAGTACGGCCTCAAGGAAACCGCCTGA
- the ribA gene encoding GTP cyclohydrolase II, with the protein MKTRTAPVVHELVSTRLPNRFGDFVIHCYGGTQDDKQHLALVKGEVRGQEGVLARVHSECLTGDVFGSRRCDCGEQLDLALSAIGEAECGVLLYLRQEGRGIGLVQKLRAYNLQDEGLDTVEANLRLGHQADERDYYVAARILEDLGVKSVRLMTNNPKKLDELRRYGIPIGARVPIEAPSHPENVRYLRAKVEKMAHMLSFERKRPRFPFLDTLFERLAEGPLPPARPFVTLSHAQSLGGGDAQASGPEACELSAALRAAHDAVLQPAGPELRLALRDGSKAPVRLAVAGTPATAGDVVAVPADARGGIDLAAALAAILGLGVRSLLVDGDAGLIGRFLEGALADYCVITVVPQFRGQTGTGGSGLGSARIADCGCQPLGRDLVVYGPLRAEGSKVPAITPAG; encoded by the coding sequence ATGAAAACCCGGACTGCCCCCGTCGTTCACGAACTCGTCAGCACCCGTCTTCCCAACCGCTTCGGCGATTTCGTCATCCACTGCTACGGCGGCACCCAGGACGACAAGCAGCATCTGGCATTGGTGAAAGGCGAGGTCCGGGGGCAGGAGGGGGTGCTGGCCCGCGTCCATTCCGAGTGCCTGACCGGCGACGTGTTCGGTTCCCGCCGCTGCGACTGCGGCGAACAGCTCGACCTGGCGCTGAGCGCAATCGGCGAGGCGGAATGCGGCGTCTTGCTGTATTTGCGTCAGGAAGGGCGGGGCATCGGCCTGGTGCAAAAGCTGCGGGCCTATAACCTGCAGGACGAGGGGCTCGATACGGTGGAGGCCAATCTGCGCCTGGGCCATCAGGCCGACGAGCGCGACTATTACGTCGCGGCGCGCATCCTGGAAGACCTGGGCGTGAAGAGCGTGCGGCTGATGACCAACAATCCGAAGAAGCTGGACGAACTGCGCCGCTACGGCATACCCATCGGCGCGCGGGTGCCGATCGAGGCGCCCAGCCATCCGGAGAACGTCCGTTACCTCCGGGCCAAGGTCGAGAAGATGGCACATATGCTGTCGTTCGAGCGGAAGCGGCCGCGTTTTCCGTTCCTCGATACCCTGTTCGAACGCCTGGCCGAAGGCCCGCTTCCGCCCGCCCGGCCGTTCGTGACGCTGAGCCACGCCCAGAGTCTGGGCGGAGGGGACGCGCAGGCTTCCGGGCCGGAGGCGTGCGAGCTGTCCGCTGCCCTGCGGGCTGCTCATGATGCGGTATTGCAGCCGGCCGGGCCGGAGCTGCGGCTCGCTTTGCGCGACGGTTCGAAAGCGCCCGTGAGGCTCGCCGTGGCCGGCACGCCGGCAACCGCCGGCGATGTCGTTGCGGTACCCGCGGACGCCCGAGGCGGTATCGACCTTGCGGCAGCATTGGCGGCGATCCTCGGCCTCGGGGTGCGTTCCCTCCTGGTCGACGGCGATGCCGGCCTGATCGGCCGTTTCCTCGAGGGGGCGCTGGCGGACTACTGCGTGATCACCGTCGTGCCCCAGTTCCGGGGCCAAACCGGCACCGGCGGTTCCGGGCTGGGATCCGCCAGGATCGCCGACTGCGGCTGTCAGCCGCTGGGTCGGGATCTGGTCGTGTACGGTCCGTTGCGCGCCGAGGGATCAAAAGTGCCGGCAATAACGCCCGCGGGTTGA